In Bradyrhizobium sp. WBOS07, the genomic window GGCCTCGTCGCCGAGCACGCCGTATTTGGCGACCTCGGCATAGCCGGCGCGGAACTGGCGCGGCGACAGCGTGTCGAGCACGGCGGTGTCGGCGATCACCAGCACCGGCTGGTGGAAGGCCCCGAGCAAGTTCTTGCCCTGCGGAGAGTTGATGCCGGTCTTGCCGCCGACGGAGGAATCGACCTGCGCCAGCAGCGAGGTCGGCACCTGCACGAAATCGACGCCGCGGCGCAGGATCGCCGCGGCAAAGCCGGCGAGATCGCCGACCACGCCGCCGCCGAGCGCGATGACGAGATCGTTGCGCTCGATCCTGGCGGCGATCAGGGCTTCGCTGACCTTCTCCAGGCCGGCATAGGTCTTGGAGATCTCGCCTTCCTCGACGACGATGCGCGAGGTCGGAATGCCGCTCGCCGCGAGCGAGGCCTCGGTCGGCTCGAGCCAGTGCTTGGCCACCGTGCGATCCGTTACGATCGCGGTGCGCACGCCGGGACGCAAACGCGCCACGCGCTCGCCGAGCGAAGCCAGCACGCCGCGGCCGATGACGATGTCGTAGGCGCGGTTCTCCAGCGCGACCTCGACCTTGACGGGATCGGAATGTTTCAACGGCGCAGTCATCTCAACGCACTCGCCACGTCGGCAGATGGGGGAGCGGCCTGTTCGCCGCAAAGATGGGCGCGCAGCGCCTCGATGCATTCCTCGACGATCCTGTCGTGCGGCACGTCGCGCGAGGCGATGGTGAGGTCGGCATGGCCATAGACCGGCTCGCGCTCGGTGAGGAGGCGCGTCACGGTTCCTTCGGGATCGGCGGTCTGCAGCAGCGGGCGGTCGGCGCGGCGGCGCACGCGGCGCATGATGACGTCGTGGTCCGCCTTGAGCCAGATCGACACCGCCTTTGCCGCGATACGCTTGCGCGTCTCCTCGCGCATGAAGGCGCCGCCGCCGGTCGCCAGCACCACCGGCCCGCCGTCGAGCAGCCGCGCGATCACCCGCGCCTCGCCGTCGCGGAAATAGGCCTCGCCATGGCGCTCGAAGATCTCCGGGATGGTCATCTGGGCCGACGTCTCGATCTCGGTGTCGGCATCGACGAAGGGCAGCTTGAGCCTGAGCGCCATGCGACGGCCGATGGTGGATTTGCCCACTCCCATCATACCGACGAGCACGATCGAGCGCGATCCCAGCGCCGACAGGATGTCGGCTTCGGGCGAAGCTGGTATCGGCAACGCGGCGTCGGACATGTCTTGCTCGATTGGATCCCGCTCGATCTGCCGCCCAAGGCGGCACCGGTTCGGCCACCTATACGACCCCGGAAGGGGCCTCGCCAGAGGACTCTTGCCACGAAACGGCGAACATGTTGGATGATTTCATTGGTTAATTTGGCCGCCCAAGACCTACTTCCAAGACCTTCTCCCGAGACCTTGCCCGATGCCCAGCCTGTTCCGCTTCCTGACGGTCGTCGCCGTGCTCGCCGGCATCGTCTATGGCGTGGTCTTCGCACTGGCCAACTTCGTCACGCCCAAGTCGCGGGAAATGACGGTGACGATTCCGCCGGATAAATTTCTCAAGAAATAGGAGCTAGCCTGACGGGCATGCGCAACCAGCCCTCAGACGCCAGGCTCACCGGCCTGTTCCTCGACATGCTCGCGGCGGAACAGGGCGCCGGGCCCAATACGCTCGACGCCTATCGCCGCGACCTCACCGATTTCTCGGAGTTTCTCGGCCGCGTCGGCCGCAGCTTTGCCGATGCCGAGACGCAGACGCTGCGCGATTATCTCGCCGATCTCGACAGCCGCGGCTTCAAATCCACCAGCGTGGCGCGGCGGCTGTCGGCGCTGCGGCATCTCTATCGCTTCCTGCTGAACGAGCGCATCCGAGCCGAGGATCCCGCCGCGATCCTGTCGGGCCCCAAGCGCGGCCGCGGCCTGCCGAAAGTGCTGTCGATCTCCGATGTCGACCGCATGCTTCGCCGCGCCAAGGAATTGAGCGAGGCGGAGGATGCCTCGCCGGCGAAACGGCTGCGTGCCTTGCGGCTCTACTGCCTGCTCGAGGTGCTCTACGCCACGGGCCTGCGCGTCTCCGAGCTGGTGGCGCTGCCGCGCTCGGCGGCCAAGCGCGATGCCCGCATGATCGTGGTGCGCGGCAAGGGCAACAAGGAACGCCTGGTGCCGCTCAACGAGGCCTCGCGGCAGGCGATGACGGATTACCTTGCGGCGACGGAAGCTGCAAAGGCGGACAAGAAAAACAGCGTGGCCGCCTCGAAATGGCTGTTTCCCTCCTTCGGCGAGAGCGGACACCTGACGCGGCAGCATTTCGCCCGCGACCTCAAGGAGCTCGCAATCGCCTCGGGCCTGCAGGCTCGGCTGGTGTCCCCGCACGTGCTGCGCCATGCCTTCGCCAGCCACCTCCTGCACAATGGTGCGGATTTGCGCATCGTGCAGACCCTGCTCGGCCACACCGATATTTCCACCACCCAGATCTACACCCATGTGGTCGAGGAGCGGCTGAAGAGCCTGGTGCGCGACCTGCACCCGCTGGCGGAGAAGTAGGTACTGCCCTGTAGCGCGTCCGGGACACGAGAGCCGGACCGGGACGACCCATGAAACCGCCTTGACTTCGGCCACATCTCCGCAGAAAGAGCCGTGGCCTCTCGCATGATTTGGCGGCGCGCCAGGAGCGCACAAGCCAAACCATTGACAACGCTGCACTTCTTCCCACGGCCCCGACCTCGCTTCGCCTCTTAGCCCCGTCCCCCTATATTGAGTTGATGCAAGACCAGATGCGCAGCTATCTCGACTTCGAAAAGCCGGTCGCCGAGCTCGATTCCAAGCTCGACGAGCTCAGGACGCTGGCGGCCTCCGGCACGGATATCGCTGACGAGATCGGGCGGATCGAGGACAAGGCGGCGCAGGCGCTGGCCGACCTCTATCAGAACCTGACGCCGTGGCAGAAGACGCTGGTGGCGCGGCATCCGCAGCGGCCGCATTTCAACGACTTCATCAAGGGCCTGATCACCGAATTCACCCCGCTCGCCGGCGACCGCAAGTTCGGCGAGGACGAGGCGCTGGTCGCCGGCTTCGGCCGCTTCCGCGGCGAGCCGATCTGCGTGATGGGCCAGGAAAAGGGCGATTCCACCGAGAGCCGGATCCGGCACAATTTCGGCATGGCGCGGCCCGAGGGCTATCGCAAATGCGTGCGGCTGATGGAGATGGCCGAGCGGTTCGGCCTGCCGGTGCTGTCGCTCGCCGATTCCGCCGGCGCCTATCCCGGCATCGGCGCCGAGGAGCGCGGCCAGGCCGAAGCCATCGCCCGCTCGACCGACGCGTGCCTGGCGCTGAGCGTGCCGAACGTCGCCATCATCACCGGCGAGGGCATGTCGGGCGGCGCCATCGCCATCACCACCGCCAACAGGGTGTTGATGCTGGAGCACGCGATCTACAGCGTGATCTCGCCGGAAGCGGCGTCGTCGATCCTCTGGCGCGACGGCACCAAGGCGCAGGAAGCCGCCAACAACATGAAGATCACCGCCCAGGACATGCTCCGCTTCGGGGTGATCGACCACATCCTGAAGGAGCCGGTCGGCGGCGCCCACCGCGACCCCGCCGCCATGATCGCCACCACGGGTGAGGCCATCGCCAAGGCCTTCGACGAGCTGCGCGGCCTCGACGGCGACGCCATCCGCAAGCAGCGGCGGCAGAAATTCCTCGATATCGGCCGGAAACTGGGCTGATTCGGCTCGATTCTGGTGCCGTAATGGCGGTGCGCTCCCTCCCGCGCTTGCGGGAGAGGGTTGGGGAGAGGGTTGTCTCCTCTCGCGACACTCCCATTGCGGCGCGAGCCCCCTCCCGGCCTCCCCCGCAAGCGGGGGAGGTGAAGAGCGAGCCGGTAACCCCGCATTAACCCTTTTTTTGCCCAAATCGGCGATCTCTGTGCTGGTCTGGCCGCACGGTCCAAGTTCCGGCCCAGTTTAAGTCTCTGTTGACCACACCTTTGGGCCAACGCCCTCGTGATCCCCGCTCGGGTTGCGACCACATGACCCAGAGGTTAGAATTTTAATCAATGGCTTCAGGGCACAAGCGCTGGGGCGTGAGCTGAAAAAGCCCGTTACCGACGGGTCCGGTTCGCCGGTCGGATCATGCGCCAAACGAATTGGGGTTCGCGCATCAATGCCCGGCACGGTGTGGGGTCCATCTTGATTTCTCGTTCGCTTGCTCGCGCGCTCTTGGCTTCGGTTGCGCTGATGACGGCCGGCGGTCTGCTGGCCGGCTGCAACACCGACCAGGTCTCGCTCGCGACCAATGCCAAGGCCAATCAGCCGGTGCCGCCGAAGCTGATCGCCGCGATGGCCGAGAAGGACATGGATCTGCAATCGCCGATCCTGGTGCGCCTGTTCAAGCAGGAGGCCGAGCTCGAGATCTGGAAGCAGACCCGCTCCGGCCAGTTCGCGCTGCTCAAGACCTATCCGATCTGCCGCTGGTCGGGCGACCTCGGCCCCAAGGTGCGCGAAGGCGATCGCCAGGCGCCGGAAGGATTCTACTCGATCAATCCGAGCCAGATGAATCCGCAATCGGCGTATTACCTCTCCTTCAACACCGGCTATCCGAACGCGTTCGACAAGGCGCTGGGCCGCACCGGCTCGCAGCTGATGGTGCACGGCGACTGCTCCTCGCGCGGCTGTTACGCCATGACCGACGAGCAGATCGCGGAGATCTATTCGCTCGGCCGCGAATCCTTCTTCGGCGGCCAGAAGGCGTTCCAGCTCCAGGCCTATCCGTTCAAGATGACGCCGGTGAACATGGCCAGGCACCGCAACAATCCGAACATGCCGTTCTGGAAGATGATCAAGGAAGGCTATGATCATTTCGAGGTGACGCGGCAGGAGCCGAAGGTCGATTTCTGCGAGAAGAAGTACGTCTTCGACGCGGCGAAGCCGGCGGACGCCAAGCGCGACCCGGTGTTCGACGCCTCGGCCAAATGCCCGGCCTATGTCATCCCCGAGGACATCGTCGCCGCGGTGCGGGGCAAGCAGGCCAAGGACGAGGCCGAATACGCCAAGCTCGTCGCCAAGGGCACGCCGGTGGCGCGCATGAACACCGGCATCGACGGCGGCATGAACAAGGTGTTCGCCGCCAAGATTCCGGAAGGCTCGACCGGCCTGTCCGAGGGCGCCGAAGGCACCACGCTGCAGATGCTGGCGATGGCCAAGGCGCCTGGCACGATCCCCAGCCACGTCAATCCGCCGAAGCCGAACCTCGACGCGGTGGCGTCGGCGCCGGCGCCGCAGGAAGAGCCGGTGGCCGTGCCCGCGAGCACCCGCGTCGCCTCGGCCGCCCCGACGACTGAAAAGCCTCAAGAGAAATCCGGCGGCTTCTTCTCGAACCTCGGCCGCAAGATGGGCATCGGCGCATCCGACACCACGGCGACCACACCGCC contains:
- the xerD gene encoding site-specific tyrosine recombinase XerD, with product MRNQPSDARLTGLFLDMLAAEQGAGPNTLDAYRRDLTDFSEFLGRVGRSFADAETQTLRDYLADLDSRGFKSTSVARRLSALRHLYRFLLNERIRAEDPAAILSGPKRGRGLPKVLSISDVDRMLRRAKELSEAEDASPAKRLRALRLYCLLEVLYATGLRVSELVALPRSAAKRDARMIVVRGKGNKERLVPLNEASRQAMTDYLAATEAAKADKKNSVAASKWLFPSFGESGHLTRQHFARDLKELAIASGLQARLVSPHVLRHAFASHLLHNGADLRIVQTLLGHTDISTTQIYTHVVEERLKSLVRDLHPLAEK
- the aroB gene encoding 3-dehydroquinate synthase, translating into MTAPLKHSDPVKVEVALENRAYDIVIGRGVLASLGERVARLRPGVRTAIVTDRTVAKHWLEPTEASLAASGIPTSRIVVEEGEISKTYAGLEKVSEALIAARIERNDLVIALGGGVVGDLAGFAAAILRRGVDFVQVPTSLLAQVDSSVGGKTGINSPQGKNLLGAFHQPVLVIADTAVLDTLSPRQFRAGYAEVAKYGVLGDEAFFAWLEKNHADIVKGGSAREHAIATSCRAKAGVVSRDERETGERALLNLGHTFGHALEAATGFSDRLFHGEGVAIGMTLAAQFSATLGMIGEQDAARVERHLIEAGLPTRLQDIAGFAQEGLADADALMALMAQDKKVKRGKLTFILLEAVGRAVIAKDVEPTLVRDFLQSKLSQ
- a CDS encoding acetyl-CoA carboxylase carboxyltransferase subunit alpha, with product MQDQMRSYLDFEKPVAELDSKLDELRTLAASGTDIADEIGRIEDKAAQALADLYQNLTPWQKTLVARHPQRPHFNDFIKGLITEFTPLAGDRKFGEDEALVAGFGRFRGEPICVMGQEKGDSTESRIRHNFGMARPEGYRKCVRLMEMAERFGLPVLSLADSAGAYPGIGAEERGQAEAIARSTDACLALSVPNVAIITGEGMSGGAIAITTANRVLMLEHAIYSVISPEAASSILWRDGTKAQEAANNMKITAQDMLRFGVIDHILKEPVGGAHRDPAAMIATTGEAIAKAFDELRGLDGDAIRKQRRQKFLDIGRKLG
- a CDS encoding shikimate kinase, with the protein product MSDAALPIPASPEADILSALGSRSIVLVGMMGVGKSTIGRRMALRLKLPFVDADTEIETSAQMTIPEIFERHGEAYFRDGEARVIARLLDGGPVVLATGGGAFMREETRKRIAAKAVSIWLKADHDVIMRRVRRRADRPLLQTADPEGTVTRLLTEREPVYGHADLTIASRDVPHDRIVEECIEALRAHLCGEQAAPPSADVASALR
- a CDS encoding histidine kinase, with the translated sequence MPSLFRFLTVVAVLAGIVYGVVFALANFVTPKSREMTVTIPPDKFLKK
- a CDS encoding murein L,D-transpeptidase family protein — its product is MTAGGLLAGCNTDQVSLATNAKANQPVPPKLIAAMAEKDMDLQSPILVRLFKQEAELEIWKQTRSGQFALLKTYPICRWSGDLGPKVREGDRQAPEGFYSINPSQMNPQSAYYLSFNTGYPNAFDKALGRTGSQLMVHGDCSSRGCYAMTDEQIAEIYSLGRESFFGGQKAFQLQAYPFKMTPVNMARHRNNPNMPFWKMIKEGYDHFEVTRQEPKVDFCEKKYVFDAAKPADAKRDPVFDASAKCPAYVIPEDIVAAVRGKQAKDEAEYAKLVAKGTPVARMNTGIDGGMNKVFAAKIPEGSTGLSEGAEGTTLQMLAMAKAPGTIPSHVNPPKPNLDAVASAPAPQEEPVAVPASTRVASAAPTTEKPQEKSGGFFSNLGRKMGIGASDTTATTPPPQATASVAPAATTTTPTTAASRLKAAVSRFVPGSDKKDAAKDAPKPTVAAAKPAEPAKPDTRLAQTRPALKPSVSDGAGEATQIMGAAPIVSSNSFDSRFSAVK